The following DNA comes from Eubalaena glacialis isolate mEubGla1 chromosome 1, mEubGla1.1.hap2.+ XY, whole genome shotgun sequence.
tagcactCTCTATATaaataagattgttttaagttgctggtcttttaatttcaaatgcatttctaatatcctgcatttgtactcttctcacgattgctggttttgatatcatatttgtgttggatgatttcctacctttactgtgtgtttgcctttaccggtgagcttttccatttgtagttttcttgtttctagttgtagcctttttttttttttcccctacctagacaagttcctttagcatttgttgcaaagcgaGTCTGacagtgctgaattctcttagcttttgcttgtctgtaaagcttttgatttctctgtcgaatctgaatgagagccttgctgggtgtTCTTGggtgtaggttcttccctttcatcagtttgaatataatcatgccactcccttctgtcctgcagagtttctgctgataaatcAGCTTATAGCCTTATGGGTattgccttgtatgttatttgttgcttttcacttGTTTCAATATTTTCTGTCTTCGATTTCCACCATACTGTCTTCTAGCTCACTTatacattcttctgcctcattctgctactgatttcttctagtgtatttttcctctcagttattgtattgttcatctctgtttgttctttagtagATCTTCTAGCTGATTATtatacatttcttgtatcttcttgttctgtgcctctattcttttgccaagactttggatcatctttactatcattactctgaattctttttttgggtagattgcctatcttcacttcctttagttgttcttctgggcttttttcttgttcctttgtctgggacatattcctctgtcgtgtctttctgtgattgcagtttccactccacaagctgcaggattgtagttcctcttgatcctactgtctgccccctggtggatgaggctggtctaagaggcttgtgcaagcttcctgatgggaggaactgggtcttgtccctctggtgggcagggccatgtcaaggggtgtgtcTAGCAAGCAGCTatgggctcaggaagactttaggcAGCCCATCTGCTGATGGATGGTGCTGtcttcccaccctgttggttgtttggcccgaGGCTTCCCCGTAATGGAGCCTGCAGTCTGTTcagtggggccaggtcttggtgagaaagtgggggcctccaggagggctcacaccaacgagtactccccagaactaccaccaccagtgtctttgtccccacagtgagccacagccgccccccTTGCCTCCACAGGAGACTCTCCaataccagcaggtaggtctggcccaggatcctatgaggtcactgctttttccaCTGGATCCTGGTGCAcatgagaccttgtgtgcaccctccaagagtggagtttctttTTCTGCCTGTCCTGTCGAATTCCTGTGAtcaaaccccactggccttcaaagccagatgctctgggggctcctcctcctgatgccagacccccaggctgggggttCTGTTgtagggctcagaactttcactcctgtgggagaacctctgcaagataattattttcaagtttgtgggtcacccacctggcagATATGGGAGTTGGTTTTATTGCGAGTGCACACCTCCTAccatctcgttgtggcttcttctttgtttttgtgtgtaggatatcttttttggtagctTCCAGTGTTTTTCTGTTGATGGTCATTCAGCAGTTGTGATTTccgtgtttgtttttgtgagatGAGGTGAGCTCACATcgttctactccaccatcttgtcctTGCTTCATAATTTCATAATATCTCATTCAGAAGGAAAAATAGGTGGCTTTGCCATGTCTAACTTGTGTTGTTTAGAGTTGGCCCTAGTGTAAAGAAAGACCATCATTCTGTCCTACTCTCTGAGTTGTAAATGTGTGACCAAGGGACAAAGTCTGACACAGCCCAAGATGTGCAGGCTCATGATGTTTGAGGCAGGAGCAAATTTTGATATGCTTGTCTCCCTCAACAGTATAGATCAGAGTcagtcagaaaatatttactccaaagggccagacagtaaatattttaggcttgcagACCACACAGTCTCTCTCTGTCACAACTAAACTCTGCCACTAAAGCatgaaagtagccatagacaatacgtAACAAATGAGCACGCCTATGTTCAAATAAACTATATTTGAAAAAACAGGCAGCTAGAATGTGGCCCGAAGGCtatagtttgctgatccctggtatacataaataaatcaaaGGTAGCAAAAGTTTGTTGTCAGTTTTATAAAATTTGCCTGAtcttgaaaagacattttcctATTTCTAAATGCCATTTTTGAAtgattatcttttctttctattgATAAGATAAAGCTGTTGTTACCTTACATTTCCTCCAAGTGATGAAACTGGTAAAGATTTGTTTCTACTTGCTACCTAATCGTACAGTAGTTTGCATTCTATGACTTCAAAATGAAATTTCCCTTCTCTTGACAGATAAACACTACATGTGAAGATTGGTGAAAGGGAACATTGATTTCTGAAGTAGCCTGGAGAGGAAAAGCACTGCTCAATATCAAGTGGACAAATGCTTGGTGTTTTCCAAAGATGCTGTTGAAGTAGTCTTTGCTACTGCTTTCCTTCACTCAGTCAAAGCTCTTCATAACATGGGCTGCATGAAATCAAAGCAAACTTTCCCATTTCCCACCACACTCGAGAGTGAGAAGAGGCATGAGAGTGAAGAAAACTTTATGCCTGAAGAGAGATTTCAACTCAGGATGCCTTCTCTAGTTAATGTCAAAGAGGAAGTGAAGGAACCCCTAGGGCCTGAAATTGTGGTCTTTGAATTTGCACACCGCCTGTCCCAGGAAATCTTGAGTGATGCCTTGCAGCAGTGGGCTGGCAACCACCTCAAGTACTATGACATCCCATATATTGAGAGTGAGGGGCCTTGACGCTGTGTGTAGGATGATGACACTTTCTCAAACTGTGGATAAAGTTGGTGCTAGtttaaatacatgaaacaatagcaaaaactggtgtgaataaatacaaataactccatctgggtgtaaagaaaaatatttcgaTAGCCATCAAGAGTCTAAGAATACCTAAAATGAAGTGTTTTAAGCAGTTCTACATTAACAGCAATTTCTATCTGCTTGGTCTTGGATTTTAGTCATTAAAGGGTTAAATGTAAGTCCTCTGGTGCCACAGTAATCAGCTGTGTCACACCACTTCCAGAGGCAACAATGCCATCAccaaagaaataagaatttttaaaattctttaaaattaaaaaaaaaattctttaagaatttaaatttatttaaaacccaTGTTTTCAAAATGGTCATTTTAAAGACAttcctttaaaataactatttgtcaatttatacaaaaaaaacaAGATATGAAAAGGATTTTCTTGAAATGCCTGGGCAAGGGAATTGCCTGGGCACTCAAGCCATAGCTGTGAACAGTGGGTCTTGTTTGCCAAAATCTTCTGAGTCAAGGATCCCTCCTTCTTAACACAAATGACCAAGCATTAGAAAGCAACCCGTGTGGAAGAGGTCCACCGTGAACCATGTCCTTAATAAGATACTTACTTTTGTAGATGAAAAGCATAACTATCACCTTGAACCTCAGGGCCCTAACTAATCACACCTGTTACTGGATGACTCAGACTTTGCATATAAGCATCTTAACAATATACAATTTACAGAAGTCATGACAATGTTTATTGCATTGAATTAGGTAGCCCAGTGATATTACTATACAAGAAAACAAGCAGGGGTAGCTTTTATAAACAGCAATCCAGAAAACTGTAAAGTAACAGAAGCCCTAGTTGGCAAGGTGGAAAGAAGAATCTGGTCTCAGTGTTGCATGTATGTTAAGCTTTACTGTCTCACAGATGCAAGGGGCTGGTACATGGGCAATCACCATTCAGATTACTATGGGACCAGATTATGCATGagaatttatagttattacaaaagatCAAATACTCTTCCAAAGGGAATActcatgtatatttttaatggtAACAAAGCCCATGGGGCATTTACAGCCATATACTACACTATTTTCATAAATTTGGCTACTTTTTtgggaagccttttttttttaagaaaaaagaattaagtacTGTTTAAGATCAATGATAACAGAAAAttcaggaaaggaggaagaagataCTAGAAGATGTAACTTGCAAGAAAATTGAGACTGAGTCTTTAGAAGTATCTTTTCATCAAGATTTGCCACACATTGAGTTTAACTGGAATAGGAATTATTTAAGCCTGTGCGATTAGATCCTTTTCTTAAGACCCTTGTCATTGAAATCtaaagaaaggcagaaaaaggCTTGTGACTTCTAATGACATAAATGTGTATGACCTTATAAGCAGGCAGAATTGCTACCTCTGATTTTAGCAGTTATACTCTGAAACCCACAATCAAATAGACTGAATTCTCCAAGGTAAATGGGCAAAGAAAATTCTTTTGAAGTGAGTGGTGTGCCATTTTTCAGTTGCCTTTGGACAACTGGTCATTTAACTTTCACCTAATCCCAGGGTTTGTACTGTCCTGTTGTACTTACAATCTAGCAactttacaaaatagaaaaaccaCCACCCCTGTTTATACAAGGATCTGAAGTTGCAAGGCTAAGAACAGAAAGTTTCCAAAAAGTGCAAAACATATTTCCAGCTCATGAAGAAAAATTTAGGTTTATGAGTGCTTATACTAATGACTCAGACAAAAGCCTAGATGTtgccatttttcattcattttatattttacatcagATACTTTTGCTGCAAGGTCACTGCTGTTTAAAAGATATAATTAAGTATATAAGATAATACATGTTCTGGTGAGAACACAAAGCCATATAAAAGCAGCACATCACACTAAATTTTTCAGCATACATAGGGACATAGACTAGTAGACTTTGattatatctaaatattttgatCTCAGGTTCCTCCTTGGCCCTGGGCCTCTATTTCCTAGGGGTGTAATACAGGGCAGGCCTGCCAGACCCATATCTAGCTGGAAGTCTGATCTCTGTTGCCACCCTCTCTGTTACTATGGCAATAGGGTTTTGTCACTGAGCACCACCCCCTTGCCCCTGACTCACTTTAACAGTATAGTATCTTGTGACATACAGAGACTTACTTGGAGATGTATGCTGTATAATATGTCAAACCATGGACACGGAACTACAAAGGCTTGCATCATCAGTGAGTTAGTGGATTAACCAAGTAGGGGGCAGGCAGgaaggagctggatcaacaagtGTACTGCGTATGATTGTTATCAAGATATAGTTTGGCCTAGATGACAAGATAAATGAGAACATCTTTGATAGGATAATTCAACTTCTTACATACCTTCATCTTTAAATATTGGATTTACTTCATTTTGAAGGTCTTTCATGAACAAAGAGTAGAAGGGCTGCTtgagaaggaaggagacataTAAAACAGAAGACTGAAAGAATTATTAGCTACTGGACTGGGAAACATTTGTTCCAACTTAGATCACAAACACAGAAGAAATCAGAATAGTGGCCaaattataagggaaaagaaaatggggaaaagaggGCCCAAGAAACAACACTCACGTCAGGCTCCAAAAACAAGTTTCCAATGTTTTCATCTGAGGGGAAGGACACAGTAGCCAAGTTCCGTTCCATTCTTTACCACACTCACATGTGCCCAACCACTGAATCTTCTCCCTCAAGAACATCCAGGAGAGGGGCAGATGAGTGCCACCAGCATGACAAAGAACCTGCAGGGGGCAACTCTGGAAGCAGCAGATTAGCAGAGAGAAATGTGCCGATTCCTCATTTAAGAAAACTCACATAACCCCACACATGTGCTTCACTGCTCCCTTCCCAGTTCAGTGTCTTTTGAGTGCTAGTTATTACCTTTCAGTCACAGGCCTTTGACCTGACAGTTCTCCACTTTCCGTTGCCTTATCAGTTCTTTGCAAACTACCTATGGTTATTAGCACTTAAAGCACAATTTTGAAGGGGATAAAAATTTATCTTAGTCCCAAAGGAATCATTTGTGTCAAACTGTCTTATAAGTATTAAAAAGAGACATGTTGAACGAATGAAGTAGCATGACACTCATACATCCTACTCAGTATCACTGGCATTTTATGAGATGGGGGAACTATACTTTTGTAATTATATAGTTTGAGAAATCAAAAGTTAGAGTCAAATTATAAATAATGTCAAggaacagtaatttaaaaacaaagttctAACAAATAAATTGTTTGCTTAATCATAATGCCCCCATCCTGTATTTGTGTGAACAAACTGGACATGTCTTCCTTGGAGCAGTGGGCACAGGCTCAGATGTATTCCCTACATCTTACTTGGCAAAACTCAACTTTTGTTAGCAAATTCTCTTCACTGTAAGACTTAGCTATGAAATGgtatattttttcccaaatatttttgtgAAAACATTTTTCCTAACTGTTCAATAAAAGTCTAGTTGCAATTAACTAGTTATGAGTCCTTATTTAATTGAAGCAAGCAAATGCTTTTCACCATTGTgtgatttcaaattttttaacataaaggACTTAACGttttctgcatttctagcaaatacaaagaaaataaaagtccatTTATACAAGTATTTTCTTAGATCATTCACATCCACATTTAGAAGCTTTAAGAATATAAATGTAAACATGTTCATTATCATGGCATCTTTTTTCCAAATATGTTCCTAATTTTGGGGAGAAGAAAAATGCTTCATGTTAAGTATATTGAGAACAGAAAATTTAAAGCAATTCCTTCTGGActgcaatttcctcatctatgagaAGGGTGCAGGAATATAATCTTTGATGTCTTTTTTGGTTCTGCctgcttttcattctttcacaaAACTAAAGTTTTCTTAGTTTCTGAGGGGTTTGGAATGAAGGAAAAATTGTACCAAGCTATAAAGTAAATCATAAGCtgatctttaatttaaaaatgattcttaCCTAGACATTAATGTTCCAAGTCTGGAACATCCACAGTTGTGTaccttaaaaaaaacttattttgtcAACAGTAGCAATTACTGAAGGTACTTCTATTTTGAACAAAAGTCctcttgttttcaagttctttctcCTGATTTGAACTGTGTAAGAAGAAATTACTGTAATCACACAAAAGTCTGATGTAAATTGCAGAAGGCAGAGTGTCTCTATCTTAGAGATTAGAGTTTTCTAATGCCTCATTCTGCCAGATTAGCAAATACTCTAAACAACAAGAAATAATGCTTTTACTTTCCCCATAGGAAGGGATTCTGGTTAACTTCAGAAAAAGCCAAGGCTGAGTCGATAATACTGGAAAGACAACCTCATAATAACCTTTTCTCTTTGCCTGAGATTTCTATCATTATAAAAGGAATACTTCAGCTACAGAaactcataattattttaaaatagatttatatatGGAGAAAATTCTATGAAGTGTTAACACAGTATCCAAAAAAatttcagagtttttattttttataacctaTACATAAGTTTACTTAATCAACATTAAAAACCAAATACCCTAAGCCAAAACATAAAGTTCCCATTTCAATTAGATATACTAACTCAAGAATCTCTAAAGTCCTTCAAATTTTCCCATCTTTTAAAATAGGGCTGGCAAAATTTTTCTGAAAAGGaccagacaataaatattttaggctttgcaggccttaCAATCTCTACTGCAACTACTCAAAGCAGCCACAGATGTAAACAGATGAGTAAAGCCATGttccaataaagttttatttatggacaatgatatttgaatttcatgtaattttcgcATGCCATGCAATAttggtctttgatttctttctgca
Coding sequences within:
- the C1H2orf88 gene encoding small membrane A-kinase anchor protein, encoding MGCMKSKQTFPFPTTLESEKRHESEENFMPEERFQLRMPSLVNVKEEVKEPLGPEIVVFEFAHRLSQEILSDALQQWAGNHLKYYDIPYIESEGP